The following are encoded in a window of Cygnus olor isolate bCygOlo1 chromosome 21, bCygOlo1.pri.v2, whole genome shotgun sequence genomic DNA:
- the LOC121058142 gene encoding tyrosine-protein phosphatase non-receptor type 11-like isoform X7, whose protein sequence is MVRWFHPNISGIEAEKLLLTRGVHGSFLARPSKSNPGDFTLSVRRNDEVTHIKIQNTGDYYDLYGGEKFATLAELVQYYTEQQGLLREKNSNVIELKYPLNCQDPTSERWYHGHLTGKEAEKLLTEKGKPGSFLVRESQSKPGDFVLSVLTNEDKMETGDRKPHVTHVMIHYQPDGKYDVGGGERFDTLTDLVEHYKKNPMVEKSGAVVHLKQPFNATRINAANIENRVKELNKMADHSEKAKQGFWEEFEMLQQQECKLLYPRKEGQRPENKAKNRYKNILPFDTTRVALRDVDESVPGSDYINANYIKSIPEDGRNSEHCKIYIATQGCLQTTVNDFWTMVYQENSHVIVMTTKEVERGRNKCFRYWPDKGCAKEYGCICVRNVSEREAQGYYLRELEIVRTDRDERPRVVKHYQYFSWPDHGVPNEPGGVLSFLDQVNRTQRSIPDTGPIIVHCSAGIGRTGTIIVIDILVDIIHRQGLDCDIDIPKTIQMVRRQRSGMVQTEAQYKFVYMAVQQFIEAEQKRLEEEQRNKRKERDYLNIGYSPMEKGRAKGQPPSPRAQSVVDDESASVYENLNIKSPKVSGMSNTGR, encoded by the exons ATGGTGAG GTGGTTTCATCCCAACATCAGCGGCATCGAGGCAGAGAAGTTGCTCCTGACCAGGGGCGTCCATGGCAGCTTTCTGGCTCGGCCCAGCAAGAGCAACCCCGGAGATTTCACCCTCTCCGTCAG GAGGAACGACGAGGTGACGCACATTAAGATCCAGAACACGGGGGATTACTATGACCTGTACGGAGGGGAGAAGTTTGCCACCCTTGCAGAGCTGGTGCAGTACTACACcgagcagcaggggctgctgcgggAGAAGAACAGCAACGTCATCGAGCTGAAATACCCCCTGAACTGCCAGGACCCCACCTCGGAGAG GTGGTACCATGGGCACCTCACGGGCAAGGAGGCAGAGAAACTTCTGACGGAGAAGgggaagccaggcagctttctggTGCGGGAGAGCCAAAGCAAACCAGGAGACTTTGTGCTGTCGGTGCTGACAAACGAGGATAAGATGGAGACGGGGGACAGGAAACCCCACGTCACCCACGTGATGATCCACTACCAG ccagatGGGAAGTACGAcgtgggaggaggagagaggttTGACACGCTCACAGACCTGGTGGAGCACTATAAGAAGAACCCCATGGTGGAGAAATCTGGAGCTGTGGTTCATCTGAAGCAG CCATTCAATGCCACACGTATCAATGCGGCCAACATTGAAAACAGAGTGAAGGAGCTGAACAAAATGGCAGATCACAGCGAGAAGGCCAAGCAGGGGTTCTGGGAAGAGTTTGAG ATGCTGCAGCAACAGGAGTGCAAGCTCCTCTACCCAAGGAAGGAGGGACAGCGACCCGAGAACAAGGCAAAGAATCGCTACAAGAACATCCTTCCCT TCGACACCACGCGGGTGGCGCTCCGAGACGTGGACGAGAGCGTGCCTGGGTCAGACTACATCAATGCCAACTACATCAAG AGCATCCCTGAGGATGGAAGGAACTCGGAGCACTGCAAGATCTACATAGCCAcccagggctgcctgcagaCAACCGTGAACGACTTCTGGACCATGGTGTACCAAGAGAACAGCCACGTCATCGTGATGACAACGAAGGAAGTGGAGCGGGGCAGG AACAAATGTTTCCGCTACTGGCCGGACAAGGGCTGCGCCAAGGAGTACGGGTGCATCTGCGTGCGCAACGTGAGCGAGCGCGAGGCCCAGGGCTACTACCTGCGGGAGCTGGAGATCGTGCGCACGGACAGG GACGAGCGTCCCCGGGTGGTGAAGCACTATCAGTATTTCAGCTGGCCAGACCACGGGGTGCCCAACGAGCCGGGAGGAGTTCTCAGCTTTCTGGACCAAGTGAACCGGACACAGCGAAGCATTCCTGACACGGGGCCGATCATAGTGCACTGCAG tgcCGGAATAGGACGCACAGGCACCATCATCGTGATAGACATTCTGGTGGATATTATCCACAGGCAAG GCTTGGACTGCGATATCGACATCCCCAAAACTATCCAGATGGTTCGCAGGCAGCGCTCGGGCATGGTGCAGACGGAGGCACAGTACAAGTTTGTTTACATGGCTGTCCAGCAGTTCATTGAGGCTGAGCAGAAGCGGTTGGAAGAAGAACAG aggaataaaaggaaagagCGAGACTACTTGAATATCGGATACTCTCCTATGGAAAAAGGCCGAGCCAAAGGGCAGCCTCCTTCGCCACGGGCCCAGTCTGT GGTGGATGATGAGTCAGCTTCCGTCTACGAGAACCTCAACATCAAAAGCCCAAAGGTTTCAGGGATGAGTAACACGGGGCGATAA
- the LOC121058142 gene encoding tyrosine-protein phosphatase non-receptor type 11-like isoform X1, producing the protein MHIYHALKPWGNTSSCDSIKRTRSRVIASQVRWFHPNISGIEAEKLLLTRGVHGSFLARPSKSNPGDFTLSVRRNDEVTHIKIQNTGDYYDLYGGEKFATLAELVQYYTEQQGLLREKNSNVIELKYPLNCQDPTSERWYHGHLTGKEAEKLLTEKGKPGSFLVRESQSKPGDFVLSVLTNEDKMETGDRKPHVTHVMIHYQPDGKYDVGGGERFDTLTDLVEHYKKNPMVEKSGAVVHLKQPFNATRINAANIENRVKELNKMADHSEKAKQGFWEEFEMLQQQECKLLYPRKEGQRPENKAKNRYKNILPFDTTRVALRDVDESVPGSDYINANYIKSIPEDGRNSEHCKIYIATQGCLQTTVNDFWTMVYQENSHVIVMTTKEVERGRNKCFRYWPDKGCAKEYGCICVRNVSEREAQGYYLRELEIVRTDRDERPRVVKHYQYFSWPDHGVPNEPGGVLSFLDQVNRTQRSIPDTGPIIVHCRYEPAGQRRGDGEQKCISSFCYLQLGYHTNWWWVHVGNSSPDLELLVPMQPARPLFPEKLSFCPGLFSSSYSKSTRDGPGMQLSVGAGLINRAKTPPAVIFSFSLSSAGIGRTGTIIVIDILVDIIHRQGLDCDIDIPKTIQMVRRQRSGMVQTEAQYKFVYMAVQQFIEAEQKRLEEEQRNKRKERDYLNIGYSPMEKGRAKGQPPSPRAQSVVDDESASVYENLNIKSPKVSGMSNTGR; encoded by the exons ATGCATATTTATCACGCATTAAAGCCTTGGGGAAACACCAGTTCTTGTGATTCCATCAAGAGAACTCGATCGAGGGTGATAGCATCACAAGTGAG GTGGTTTCATCCCAACATCAGCGGCATCGAGGCAGAGAAGTTGCTCCTGACCAGGGGCGTCCATGGCAGCTTTCTGGCTCGGCCCAGCAAGAGCAACCCCGGAGATTTCACCCTCTCCGTCAG GAGGAACGACGAGGTGACGCACATTAAGATCCAGAACACGGGGGATTACTATGACCTGTACGGAGGGGAGAAGTTTGCCACCCTTGCAGAGCTGGTGCAGTACTACACcgagcagcaggggctgctgcgggAGAAGAACAGCAACGTCATCGAGCTGAAATACCCCCTGAACTGCCAGGACCCCACCTCGGAGAG GTGGTACCATGGGCACCTCACGGGCAAGGAGGCAGAGAAACTTCTGACGGAGAAGgggaagccaggcagctttctggTGCGGGAGAGCCAAAGCAAACCAGGAGACTTTGTGCTGTCGGTGCTGACAAACGAGGATAAGATGGAGACGGGGGACAGGAAACCCCACGTCACCCACGTGATGATCCACTACCAG ccagatGGGAAGTACGAcgtgggaggaggagagaggttTGACACGCTCACAGACCTGGTGGAGCACTATAAGAAGAACCCCATGGTGGAGAAATCTGGAGCTGTGGTTCATCTGAAGCAG CCATTCAATGCCACACGTATCAATGCGGCCAACATTGAAAACAGAGTGAAGGAGCTGAACAAAATGGCAGATCACAGCGAGAAGGCCAAGCAGGGGTTCTGGGAAGAGTTTGAG ATGCTGCAGCAACAGGAGTGCAAGCTCCTCTACCCAAGGAAGGAGGGACAGCGACCCGAGAACAAGGCAAAGAATCGCTACAAGAACATCCTTCCCT TCGACACCACGCGGGTGGCGCTCCGAGACGTGGACGAGAGCGTGCCTGGGTCAGACTACATCAATGCCAACTACATCAAG AGCATCCCTGAGGATGGAAGGAACTCGGAGCACTGCAAGATCTACATAGCCAcccagggctgcctgcagaCAACCGTGAACGACTTCTGGACCATGGTGTACCAAGAGAACAGCCACGTCATCGTGATGACAACGAAGGAAGTGGAGCGGGGCAGG AACAAATGTTTCCGCTACTGGCCGGACAAGGGCTGCGCCAAGGAGTACGGGTGCATCTGCGTGCGCAACGTGAGCGAGCGCGAGGCCCAGGGCTACTACCTGCGGGAGCTGGAGATCGTGCGCACGGACAGG GACGAGCGTCCCCGGGTGGTGAAGCACTATCAGTATTTCAGCTGGCCAGACCACGGGGTGCCCAACGAGCCGGGAGGAGTTCTCAGCTTTCTGGACCAAGTGAACCGGACACAGCGAAGCATTCCTGACACGGGGCCGATCATAGTGCACTGCAGGTACGAGCCAGCAGGGCAGCGCCGTGGGGATGGggaacagaaatgtatttcttccttttgttacCTGCAGCTGGGTTATCACACAAACTGGTGGTGGGTTCATGTGGGGAACAGCAGCCCTGATCTGGAATTGCTAGTTCCGATGCAGCCTGCTAGACCCTTGTTTCCTGAAAAGCTCAGCTTTTGCCCAGGCTTGTTTTCTAGCAGCTATTCCAAATCCACCCGGGATGGACCAGGCATGCAGCTGAGTGTGGGAGCCGGGCTGATCAACAGGGCAAAGACTCCTCctgcagtgattttttccttttctctctccagtgcCGGAATAGGACGCACAGGCACCATCATCGTGATAGACATTCTGGTGGATATTATCCACAGGCAAG GCTTGGACTGCGATATCGACATCCCCAAAACTATCCAGATGGTTCGCAGGCAGCGCTCGGGCATGGTGCAGACGGAGGCACAGTACAAGTTTGTTTACATGGCTGTCCAGCAGTTCATTGAGGCTGAGCAGAAGCGGTTGGAAGAAGAACAG aggaataaaaggaaagagCGAGACTACTTGAATATCGGATACTCTCCTATGGAAAAAGGCCGAGCCAAAGGGCAGCCTCCTTCGCCACGGGCCCAGTCTGT GGTGGATGATGAGTCAGCTTCCGTCTACGAGAACCTCAACATCAAAAGCCCAAAGGTTTCAGGGATGAGTAACACGGGGCGATAA
- the LOC121058142 gene encoding tyrosine-protein phosphatase non-receptor type 11-like isoform X2: MTSRRWFHPNISGIEAEKLLLTRGVHGSFLARPSKSNPGDFTLSVRRNDEVTHIKIQNTGDYYDLYGGEKFATLAELVQYYTEQQGLLREKNSNVIELKYPLNCQDPTSERWYHGHLTGKEAEKLLTEKGKPGSFLVRESQSKPGDFVLSVLTNEDKMETGDRKPHVTHVMIHYQPDGKYDVGGGERFDTLTDLVEHYKKNPMVEKSGAVVHLKQPFNATRINAANIENRVKELNKMADHSEKAKQGFWEEFEMLQQQECKLLYPRKEGQRPENKAKNRYKNILPFDTTRVALRDVDESVPGSDYINANYIKSIPEDGRNSEHCKIYIATQGCLQTTVNDFWTMVYQENSHVIVMTTKEVERGRNKCFRYWPDKGCAKEYGCICVRNVSEREAQGYYLRELEIVRTDRDERPRVVKHYQYFSWPDHGVPNEPGGVLSFLDQVNRTQRSIPDTGPIIVHCRYEPAGQRRGDGEQKCISSFCYLQLGYHTNWWWVHVGNSSPDLELLVPMQPARPLFPEKLSFCPGLFSSSYSKSTRDGPGMQLSVGAGLINRAKTPPAVIFSFSLSSAGIGRTGTIIVIDILVDIIHRQGLDCDIDIPKTIQMVRRQRSGMVQTEAQYKFVYMAVQQFIEAEQKRLEEEQRNKRKERDYLNIGYSPMEKGRAKGQPPSPRAQSVVDDESASVYENLNIKSPKVSGMSNTGR; this comes from the exons GTGGTTTCATCCCAACATCAGCGGCATCGAGGCAGAGAAGTTGCTCCTGACCAGGGGCGTCCATGGCAGCTTTCTGGCTCGGCCCAGCAAGAGCAACCCCGGAGATTTCACCCTCTCCGTCAG GAGGAACGACGAGGTGACGCACATTAAGATCCAGAACACGGGGGATTACTATGACCTGTACGGAGGGGAGAAGTTTGCCACCCTTGCAGAGCTGGTGCAGTACTACACcgagcagcaggggctgctgcgggAGAAGAACAGCAACGTCATCGAGCTGAAATACCCCCTGAACTGCCAGGACCCCACCTCGGAGAG GTGGTACCATGGGCACCTCACGGGCAAGGAGGCAGAGAAACTTCTGACGGAGAAGgggaagccaggcagctttctggTGCGGGAGAGCCAAAGCAAACCAGGAGACTTTGTGCTGTCGGTGCTGACAAACGAGGATAAGATGGAGACGGGGGACAGGAAACCCCACGTCACCCACGTGATGATCCACTACCAG ccagatGGGAAGTACGAcgtgggaggaggagagaggttTGACACGCTCACAGACCTGGTGGAGCACTATAAGAAGAACCCCATGGTGGAGAAATCTGGAGCTGTGGTTCATCTGAAGCAG CCATTCAATGCCACACGTATCAATGCGGCCAACATTGAAAACAGAGTGAAGGAGCTGAACAAAATGGCAGATCACAGCGAGAAGGCCAAGCAGGGGTTCTGGGAAGAGTTTGAG ATGCTGCAGCAACAGGAGTGCAAGCTCCTCTACCCAAGGAAGGAGGGACAGCGACCCGAGAACAAGGCAAAGAATCGCTACAAGAACATCCTTCCCT TCGACACCACGCGGGTGGCGCTCCGAGACGTGGACGAGAGCGTGCCTGGGTCAGACTACATCAATGCCAACTACATCAAG AGCATCCCTGAGGATGGAAGGAACTCGGAGCACTGCAAGATCTACATAGCCAcccagggctgcctgcagaCAACCGTGAACGACTTCTGGACCATGGTGTACCAAGAGAACAGCCACGTCATCGTGATGACAACGAAGGAAGTGGAGCGGGGCAGG AACAAATGTTTCCGCTACTGGCCGGACAAGGGCTGCGCCAAGGAGTACGGGTGCATCTGCGTGCGCAACGTGAGCGAGCGCGAGGCCCAGGGCTACTACCTGCGGGAGCTGGAGATCGTGCGCACGGACAGG GACGAGCGTCCCCGGGTGGTGAAGCACTATCAGTATTTCAGCTGGCCAGACCACGGGGTGCCCAACGAGCCGGGAGGAGTTCTCAGCTTTCTGGACCAAGTGAACCGGACACAGCGAAGCATTCCTGACACGGGGCCGATCATAGTGCACTGCAGGTACGAGCCAGCAGGGCAGCGCCGTGGGGATGGggaacagaaatgtatttcttccttttgttacCTGCAGCTGGGTTATCACACAAACTGGTGGTGGGTTCATGTGGGGAACAGCAGCCCTGATCTGGAATTGCTAGTTCCGATGCAGCCTGCTAGACCCTTGTTTCCTGAAAAGCTCAGCTTTTGCCCAGGCTTGTTTTCTAGCAGCTATTCCAAATCCACCCGGGATGGACCAGGCATGCAGCTGAGTGTGGGAGCCGGGCTGATCAACAGGGCAAAGACTCCTCctgcagtgattttttccttttctctctccagtgcCGGAATAGGACGCACAGGCACCATCATCGTGATAGACATTCTGGTGGATATTATCCACAGGCAAG GCTTGGACTGCGATATCGACATCCCCAAAACTATCCAGATGGTTCGCAGGCAGCGCTCGGGCATGGTGCAGACGGAGGCACAGTACAAGTTTGTTTACATGGCTGTCCAGCAGTTCATTGAGGCTGAGCAGAAGCGGTTGGAAGAAGAACAG aggaataaaaggaaagagCGAGACTACTTGAATATCGGATACTCTCCTATGGAAAAAGGCCGAGCCAAAGGGCAGCCTCCTTCGCCACGGGCCCAGTCTGT GGTGGATGATGAGTCAGCTTCCGTCTACGAGAACCTCAACATCAAAAGCCCAAAGGTTTCAGGGATGAGTAACACGGGGCGATAA
- the LOC121058142 gene encoding tyrosine-protein phosphatase non-receptor type 11-like isoform X5 translates to MSVLFLRWFHPNISGIEAEKLLLTRGVHGSFLARPSKSNPGDFTLSVRRNDEVTHIKIQNTGDYYDLYGGEKFATLAELVQYYTEQQGLLREKNSNVIELKYPLNCQDPTSERWYHGHLTGKEAEKLLTEKGKPGSFLVRESQSKPGDFVLSVLTNEDKMETGDRKPHVTHVMIHYQPDGKYDVGGGERFDTLTDLVEHYKKNPMVEKSGAVVHLKQPFNATRINAANIENRVKELNKMADHSEKAKQGFWEEFEMLQQQECKLLYPRKEGQRPENKAKNRYKNILPFDTTRVALRDVDESVPGSDYINANYIKSIPEDGRNSEHCKIYIATQGCLQTTVNDFWTMVYQENSHVIVMTTKEVERGRNKCFRYWPDKGCAKEYGCICVRNVSEREAQGYYLRELEIVRTDRDERPRVVKHYQYFSWPDHGVPNEPGGVLSFLDQVNRTQRSIPDTGPIIVHCSAGIGRTGTIIVIDILVDIIHRQGLDCDIDIPKTIQMVRRQRSGMVQTEAQYKFVYMAVQQFIEAEQKRLEEEQRNKRKERDYLNIGYSPMEKGRAKGQPPSPRAQSVVDDESASVYENLNIKSPKVSGMSNTGR, encoded by the exons ATGTCCGTGTTATTTCTGAG GTGGTTTCATCCCAACATCAGCGGCATCGAGGCAGAGAAGTTGCTCCTGACCAGGGGCGTCCATGGCAGCTTTCTGGCTCGGCCCAGCAAGAGCAACCCCGGAGATTTCACCCTCTCCGTCAG GAGGAACGACGAGGTGACGCACATTAAGATCCAGAACACGGGGGATTACTATGACCTGTACGGAGGGGAGAAGTTTGCCACCCTTGCAGAGCTGGTGCAGTACTACACcgagcagcaggggctgctgcgggAGAAGAACAGCAACGTCATCGAGCTGAAATACCCCCTGAACTGCCAGGACCCCACCTCGGAGAG GTGGTACCATGGGCACCTCACGGGCAAGGAGGCAGAGAAACTTCTGACGGAGAAGgggaagccaggcagctttctggTGCGGGAGAGCCAAAGCAAACCAGGAGACTTTGTGCTGTCGGTGCTGACAAACGAGGATAAGATGGAGACGGGGGACAGGAAACCCCACGTCACCCACGTGATGATCCACTACCAG ccagatGGGAAGTACGAcgtgggaggaggagagaggttTGACACGCTCACAGACCTGGTGGAGCACTATAAGAAGAACCCCATGGTGGAGAAATCTGGAGCTGTGGTTCATCTGAAGCAG CCATTCAATGCCACACGTATCAATGCGGCCAACATTGAAAACAGAGTGAAGGAGCTGAACAAAATGGCAGATCACAGCGAGAAGGCCAAGCAGGGGTTCTGGGAAGAGTTTGAG ATGCTGCAGCAACAGGAGTGCAAGCTCCTCTACCCAAGGAAGGAGGGACAGCGACCCGAGAACAAGGCAAAGAATCGCTACAAGAACATCCTTCCCT TCGACACCACGCGGGTGGCGCTCCGAGACGTGGACGAGAGCGTGCCTGGGTCAGACTACATCAATGCCAACTACATCAAG AGCATCCCTGAGGATGGAAGGAACTCGGAGCACTGCAAGATCTACATAGCCAcccagggctgcctgcagaCAACCGTGAACGACTTCTGGACCATGGTGTACCAAGAGAACAGCCACGTCATCGTGATGACAACGAAGGAAGTGGAGCGGGGCAGG AACAAATGTTTCCGCTACTGGCCGGACAAGGGCTGCGCCAAGGAGTACGGGTGCATCTGCGTGCGCAACGTGAGCGAGCGCGAGGCCCAGGGCTACTACCTGCGGGAGCTGGAGATCGTGCGCACGGACAGG GACGAGCGTCCCCGGGTGGTGAAGCACTATCAGTATTTCAGCTGGCCAGACCACGGGGTGCCCAACGAGCCGGGAGGAGTTCTCAGCTTTCTGGACCAAGTGAACCGGACACAGCGAAGCATTCCTGACACGGGGCCGATCATAGTGCACTGCAG tgcCGGAATAGGACGCACAGGCACCATCATCGTGATAGACATTCTGGTGGATATTATCCACAGGCAAG GCTTGGACTGCGATATCGACATCCCCAAAACTATCCAGATGGTTCGCAGGCAGCGCTCGGGCATGGTGCAGACGGAGGCACAGTACAAGTTTGTTTACATGGCTGTCCAGCAGTTCATTGAGGCTGAGCAGAAGCGGTTGGAAGAAGAACAG aggaataaaaggaaagagCGAGACTACTTGAATATCGGATACTCTCCTATGGAAAAAGGCCGAGCCAAAGGGCAGCCTCCTTCGCCACGGGCCCAGTCTGT GGTGGATGATGAGTCAGCTTCCGTCTACGAGAACCTCAACATCAAAAGCCCAAAGGTTTCAGGGATGAGTAACACGGGGCGATAA
- the LOC121058142 gene encoding tyrosine-protein phosphatase non-receptor type 11-like isoform X3 — translation MVRWFHPNISGIEAEKLLLTRGVHGSFLARPSKSNPGDFTLSVRRNDEVTHIKIQNTGDYYDLYGGEKFATLAELVQYYTEQQGLLREKNSNVIELKYPLNCQDPTSERWYHGHLTGKEAEKLLTEKGKPGSFLVRESQSKPGDFVLSVLTNEDKMETGDRKPHVTHVMIHYQPDGKYDVGGGERFDTLTDLVEHYKKNPMVEKSGAVVHLKQPFNATRINAANIENRVKELNKMADHSEKAKQGFWEEFEMLQQQECKLLYPRKEGQRPENKAKNRYKNILPFDTTRVALRDVDESVPGSDYINANYIKSIPEDGRNSEHCKIYIATQGCLQTTVNDFWTMVYQENSHVIVMTTKEVERGRNKCFRYWPDKGCAKEYGCICVRNVSEREAQGYYLRELEIVRTDRDERPRVVKHYQYFSWPDHGVPNEPGGVLSFLDQVNRTQRSIPDTGPIIVHCRYEPAGQRRGDGEQKCISSFCYLQLGYHTNWWWVHVGNSSPDLELLVPMQPARPLFPEKLSFCPGLFSSSYSKSTRDGPGMQLSVGAGLINRAKTPPAVIFSFSLSSAGIGRTGTIIVIDILVDIIHRQGLDCDIDIPKTIQMVRRQRSGMVQTEAQYKFVYMAVQQFIEAEQKRLEEEQRNKRKERDYLNIGYSPMEKGRAKGQPPSPRAQSVVDDESASVYENLNIKSPKVSGMSNTGR, via the exons ATGGTGAG GTGGTTTCATCCCAACATCAGCGGCATCGAGGCAGAGAAGTTGCTCCTGACCAGGGGCGTCCATGGCAGCTTTCTGGCTCGGCCCAGCAAGAGCAACCCCGGAGATTTCACCCTCTCCGTCAG GAGGAACGACGAGGTGACGCACATTAAGATCCAGAACACGGGGGATTACTATGACCTGTACGGAGGGGAGAAGTTTGCCACCCTTGCAGAGCTGGTGCAGTACTACACcgagcagcaggggctgctgcgggAGAAGAACAGCAACGTCATCGAGCTGAAATACCCCCTGAACTGCCAGGACCCCACCTCGGAGAG GTGGTACCATGGGCACCTCACGGGCAAGGAGGCAGAGAAACTTCTGACGGAGAAGgggaagccaggcagctttctggTGCGGGAGAGCCAAAGCAAACCAGGAGACTTTGTGCTGTCGGTGCTGACAAACGAGGATAAGATGGAGACGGGGGACAGGAAACCCCACGTCACCCACGTGATGATCCACTACCAG ccagatGGGAAGTACGAcgtgggaggaggagagaggttTGACACGCTCACAGACCTGGTGGAGCACTATAAGAAGAACCCCATGGTGGAGAAATCTGGAGCTGTGGTTCATCTGAAGCAG CCATTCAATGCCACACGTATCAATGCGGCCAACATTGAAAACAGAGTGAAGGAGCTGAACAAAATGGCAGATCACAGCGAGAAGGCCAAGCAGGGGTTCTGGGAAGAGTTTGAG ATGCTGCAGCAACAGGAGTGCAAGCTCCTCTACCCAAGGAAGGAGGGACAGCGACCCGAGAACAAGGCAAAGAATCGCTACAAGAACATCCTTCCCT TCGACACCACGCGGGTGGCGCTCCGAGACGTGGACGAGAGCGTGCCTGGGTCAGACTACATCAATGCCAACTACATCAAG AGCATCCCTGAGGATGGAAGGAACTCGGAGCACTGCAAGATCTACATAGCCAcccagggctgcctgcagaCAACCGTGAACGACTTCTGGACCATGGTGTACCAAGAGAACAGCCACGTCATCGTGATGACAACGAAGGAAGTGGAGCGGGGCAGG AACAAATGTTTCCGCTACTGGCCGGACAAGGGCTGCGCCAAGGAGTACGGGTGCATCTGCGTGCGCAACGTGAGCGAGCGCGAGGCCCAGGGCTACTACCTGCGGGAGCTGGAGATCGTGCGCACGGACAGG GACGAGCGTCCCCGGGTGGTGAAGCACTATCAGTATTTCAGCTGGCCAGACCACGGGGTGCCCAACGAGCCGGGAGGAGTTCTCAGCTTTCTGGACCAAGTGAACCGGACACAGCGAAGCATTCCTGACACGGGGCCGATCATAGTGCACTGCAGGTACGAGCCAGCAGGGCAGCGCCGTGGGGATGGggaacagaaatgtatttcttccttttgttacCTGCAGCTGGGTTATCACACAAACTGGTGGTGGGTTCATGTGGGGAACAGCAGCCCTGATCTGGAATTGCTAGTTCCGATGCAGCCTGCTAGACCCTTGTTTCCTGAAAAGCTCAGCTTTTGCCCAGGCTTGTTTTCTAGCAGCTATTCCAAATCCACCCGGGATGGACCAGGCATGCAGCTGAGTGTGGGAGCCGGGCTGATCAACAGGGCAAAGACTCCTCctgcagtgattttttccttttctctctccagtgcCGGAATAGGACGCACAGGCACCATCATCGTGATAGACATTCTGGTGGATATTATCCACAGGCAAG GCTTGGACTGCGATATCGACATCCCCAAAACTATCCAGATGGTTCGCAGGCAGCGCTCGGGCATGGTGCAGACGGAGGCACAGTACAAGTTTGTTTACATGGCTGTCCAGCAGTTCATTGAGGCTGAGCAGAAGCGGTTGGAAGAAGAACAG aggaataaaaggaaagagCGAGACTACTTGAATATCGGATACTCTCCTATGGAAAAAGGCCGAGCCAAAGGGCAGCCTCCTTCGCCACGGGCCCAGTCTGT GGTGGATGATGAGTCAGCTTCCGTCTACGAGAACCTCAACATCAAAAGCCCAAAGGTTTCAGGGATGAGTAACACGGGGCGATAA